The following coding sequences are from one Melanotaenia boesemani isolate fMelBoe1 chromosome 17, fMelBoe1.pri, whole genome shotgun sequence window:
- the LOC121628206 gene encoding leucine-rich repeat and immunoglobulin-like domain-containing nogo receptor-interacting protein 1 isoform X2: MKAGRQMFEGTAAHRWMSWRALYLLAAGVALTTETRWLCTPSCHCNASALEAFAGLTSLQELDLDGSNLTAVPSEALTQLRVLRGLHFHRLGLTTLPNYSFSHLAHLKELIIAHCPRLDTLSGNSLFGLNLTSLTIKHCNLNAVPYIPLHHLVYLLFIDLSFNPISYIHGNQLGDLLRLQEFHLVGASLLHIEVGAFRGLAHLKLLNVSRNLLTTLEAGAFHSVETLHGLGLDSNPLACDCRLLWVARKRLYMDFGGYPPTCTTSVQLQGWNFLDFSEEELPNLLTCRQPRILNRKLQNIRVDQGHTVVFYCHAEGDPLPSVSWLNPQLRHVSQFGRVRALSNGSLEIRYAQPHDSGTYICVALNAAGNDSLPVTLHVQGFLPSSKTHFRLQGWSTFPSASPSVNGNQKFPFDVKTLLIAATIGFLSFFSSVTVCFIFMFFWSKSKGQIKHTATIAYVPRSAMSNTNGGTSNYMETSRFTMKLI; the protein is encoded by the exons ATGAAGGCAGGCCGTCAGATGTTTGAGGGGACTGCTGCCCACCGATGGATGTCCTGGAGAGCGCTCTACCTGTTGGCTGCAGGTGTGGCATTAACAACTGAAACACGCTGGCTGTGCACACCATCCTGCCACTGCAATGCTTCTGCACTGGAG GCTTTCGCTGGACTAACCAGTTTACAGGAGCTGGACCTCGATGGCTCAAACCTCACTGCTGTGCCATCAGAGGCACTCACTCAGCTTCGAGTGTTGAGAGGCCTTCATTTTCACCGGCTTGGCCTCACCACACTACCAAACTATTCTTTCAGTCATCTAGCACACCTCAAGGAACTCATCATTGCTCATTGCCCCAGACTGGATACTCTGTCAGGGAACAGTCTTTTTGGCCTCAATCTCACATCCTTAACAATCAAACACTGCAACCTTAATGCTGTGCCCTACATCCCTTTACATCACCTTGTATATCTTCTATTCATTGACCTTTCTTTTAATCCTATTAGCTACATTCATGGAAACCAGCTTGGAGATTTACTCCGGCTCCAAGAGTTCCATCTTGTTGGGGCGTCATTACTACATATTGAAGTTGGAGCGTTCAGGGGTTTGGCACATTTAAAATTGCTCAATGTGTCAAGAAACCTGCTTACCACACTTGAGGCTGGAGCTTTTCATTCAGTTGAAACTCTCCATGGTTTGGGGCTTGATAGCAACCCACTAGCATGTGACTGTCGTTTGCTTTGGGTGGCGCGAAAACGACTGTATATGGACTTTGGTGGGTATCCACCCACTTGCACTACCTCAGTCCAGTTGCAGGGCTGGAACTTTTTGGATTTCTCTGAGGAAGAACTCCCAAATCTGCTCACCTGCCGGCAACCTCGAATTTTGAACCGCAAACTTCAAAATATCAGAGTGGATCAGGGACACACGGTGGTGTTTTATTGCCATGCAGAAGGTGACCCTCTGCCatctgttagctggctaaaccCACAGCTAAGACATGTTTCACAATTCGGGAGAGTACGAGCTCTCTCCAATGGATCTCTGGAGATTCGCTATGCTCAGCCTCATGATAGCGGGACTTATATCTGTGTGGCATTAAATGCAGCAGGAAACGACAGCCTGCCTGTCACCCTTCATGTCCAAGGCTTTCTACCATCTTCTAAAACCCATTTTCGTCTTCAAGGTTGGTCTACCTTTCCATCTGCTTCTCCAAGTGTAAATGGAAATCAGAAATTCCCATTTGATGTCAAGACTCTACTAATAGCTGCAACCATTGGGTTTCTCTCCTTTTTCAGCTCTGTGActgtatgtttcattttcatgtttttctggaGTAAAAGCAAAGGCCAAATCAAGCACACAGCCACAATCGCATATGTGCCACGAAGCGCCATGTCAAATACTAACGGAGGGACAAGCAACTACATGGAGACAAGCAGATTTACCATGAAACTCATATGA
- the LOC121628206 gene encoding leucine-rich repeat and immunoglobulin-like domain-containing nogo receptor-interacting protein 1 isoform X1: MKAGRQMFEGTAAHRWMSWRALYLLAAGVALTTETRWLCTPSCHCNASALEVNCSGGQLTTVPDGLAQEAKILNLSHNSIKALLHQQFYMLAQLLHLDLSNNLLVLIEVEAFLGLQSLLTLRLSHNHLKIIPVGAFAGLINLQLLDISSNQILVFLDSTFSDLAALQFFTAADNDLVYISHQAFAGLTSLQELDLDGSNLTAVPSEALTQLRVLRGLHFHRLGLTTLPNYSFSHLAHLKELIIAHCPRLDTLSGNSLFGLNLTSLTIKHCNLNAVPYIPLHHLVYLLFIDLSFNPISYIHGNQLGDLLRLQEFHLVGASLLHIEVGAFRGLAHLKLLNVSRNLLTTLEAGAFHSVETLHGLGLDSNPLACDCRLLWVARKRLYMDFGGYPPTCTTSVQLQGWNFLDFSEEELPNLLTCRQPRILNRKLQNIRVDQGHTVVFYCHAEGDPLPSVSWLNPQLRHVSQFGRVRALSNGSLEIRYAQPHDSGTYICVALNAAGNDSLPVTLHVQGFLPSSKTHFRLQGWSTFPSASPSVNGNQKFPFDVKTLLIAATIGFLSFFSSVTVCFIFMFFWSKSKGQIKHTATIAYVPRSAMSNTNGGTSNYMETSRFTMKLI, from the coding sequence ATGAAGGCAGGCCGTCAGATGTTTGAGGGGACTGCTGCCCACCGATGGATGTCCTGGAGAGCGCTCTACCTGTTGGCTGCAGGTGTGGCATTAACAACTGAAACACGCTGGCTGTGCACACCATCCTGCCACTGCAATGCTTCTGCACTGGAGGTGAATTGCTCAGGTGGCCAGCTCACCACCGTGCCCGATGGCCTTGCTCAAGAAGCTAAGATATTGAACTTATCTCACAATTCAATCAAGGCTCTGTTGCATCAGCAGTTTTACATGCTAGCACAACTGTTGCATTTGGATTTAAGTAACAATCTCTTGGTATTGATTGAAGTGGAAGCTTTTCTGGGCTTGCAAAGCCTTTTGACTCTGCGTCTTTCTCACAATCACCTCAAGATTATTCCAGTGGGAGCATTTGCTGGTTTGATAAATCTTCAGTTACTTGACATAAGCAGCAATCAGATTCTTGTGTTCCTGGACTCTACTTTCAGCGACTTAGCAGCCCTGCAGTTTTTCACAGCAGCTGATAATGACTTAGTTTATATCTCTCATCAGGCTTTCGCTGGACTAACCAGTTTACAGGAGCTGGACCTCGATGGCTCAAACCTCACTGCTGTGCCATCAGAGGCACTCACTCAGCTTCGAGTGTTGAGAGGCCTTCATTTTCACCGGCTTGGCCTCACCACACTACCAAACTATTCTTTCAGTCATCTAGCACACCTCAAGGAACTCATCATTGCTCATTGCCCCAGACTGGATACTCTGTCAGGGAACAGTCTTTTTGGCCTCAATCTCACATCCTTAACAATCAAACACTGCAACCTTAATGCTGTGCCCTACATCCCTTTACATCACCTTGTATATCTTCTATTCATTGACCTTTCTTTTAATCCTATTAGCTACATTCATGGAAACCAGCTTGGAGATTTACTCCGGCTCCAAGAGTTCCATCTTGTTGGGGCGTCATTACTACATATTGAAGTTGGAGCGTTCAGGGGTTTGGCACATTTAAAATTGCTCAATGTGTCAAGAAACCTGCTTACCACACTTGAGGCTGGAGCTTTTCATTCAGTTGAAACTCTCCATGGTTTGGGGCTTGATAGCAACCCACTAGCATGTGACTGTCGTTTGCTTTGGGTGGCGCGAAAACGACTGTATATGGACTTTGGTGGGTATCCACCCACTTGCACTACCTCAGTCCAGTTGCAGGGCTGGAACTTTTTGGATTTCTCTGAGGAAGAACTCCCAAATCTGCTCACCTGCCGGCAACCTCGAATTTTGAACCGCAAACTTCAAAATATCAGAGTGGATCAGGGACACACGGTGGTGTTTTATTGCCATGCAGAAGGTGACCCTCTGCCatctgttagctggctaaaccCACAGCTAAGACATGTTTCACAATTCGGGAGAGTACGAGCTCTCTCCAATGGATCTCTGGAGATTCGCTATGCTCAGCCTCATGATAGCGGGACTTATATCTGTGTGGCATTAAATGCAGCAGGAAACGACAGCCTGCCTGTCACCCTTCATGTCCAAGGCTTTCTACCATCTTCTAAAACCCATTTTCGTCTTCAAGGTTGGTCTACCTTTCCATCTGCTTCTCCAAGTGTAAATGGAAATCAGAAATTCCCATTTGATGTCAAGACTCTACTAATAGCTGCAACCATTGGGTTTCTCTCCTTTTTCAGCTCTGTGActgtatgtttcattttcatgtttttctggaGTAAAAGCAAAGGCCAAATCAAGCACACAGCCACAATCGCATATGTGCCACGAAGCGCCATGTCAAATACTAACGGAGGGACAAGCAACTACATGGAGACAAGCAGATTTACCATGAAACTCATATGA
- the vps72a gene encoding vacuolar protein sorting 72 homolog a isoform X2, producing MSLAGSREPRKTAGNRMSKLLDAEEEDEFYKTTYGGFNDESGDDEYHGEHSDTEDEVDSDFDIDEGDEPDSDQEEDAPRRKSRVVTKAYKEPIKVAKPKPKRPSEEQKKTEKTRVELKRRIPQEFQDFARKSVRQSTSEHTRKTNLRLQERQDAPRRRRGAHRDRPLTQEELLAEAKITAEVNIRSLENYERLEADKKKQVHKKRRFEGPTIRYHSVLMPLVSHSVLKEENVDVEGLDQDVPQTAPQNPTTPSQQPTGGLCSRTYITFSDDEAFEAAFPRSAQSNPQAPVQEVCPVTHKAALYRDPVTDIPYANARAFRIIREAYRKYVAAHGFPNISGGAGAESSAMKGARQKVPVKQSAVAT from the exons ATGAGTCTGGCAGGCAGTCGTGAACCCAGAAAGACTGCGGGTAACCGCATGTCTAAATTACTGGATGCCGAAGAAGAAGATGAGTTTTACAAGACTACTTATGGAGGTTTCAACGAT gaaTCAGGAGATGATGAATATCATGGCGAACATTCAGACACAGAGGATGAGGTCGACAGTGACTTTGACATCGATGAGGGTGACGAGCCAGACAGTGACCAGGAGGAAGATGCTCCTCGGAGGAAGAGTCGGGTTGTCACTAAAGCTTATAAG GAGCCGATAAAAGTGGCCAAACCCAAACCTAAAAGACCCAGCGAGGAGCAGAAAAAGACTGAGAAAACCAGAGTGGAGCTCAAAAGAAGGATTCCTCAAGAATTCCAAGATTTTG CACGTAAATCTGTGCGCCAGTCCACCAGTGAACATACAAGGAAGACAAACCTGCGCTTACAAGAGCGTCAGGATGCCCCTCGGAGACGGAGAGGTGCTCATCGAGACCGGCCGCTAacgcaggaagagctgctggcAGAGGCTAAGATCACAGCTGAGGTCAACATTCGATCTCTGG AAAACTATGAACGCCTGGAAGCAGACAAGAAGAAACAAGTCCATAAGAAGCGGCGTTTTGAGGGACCAACCATTCGTTACCATTCAGTCCTCATGCCCCTTGTCTCCCACTCAGTCctcaaagaagaaaatgttgatGTTGAGGG GCTGGATCAGGACGTTCCTCAGACCGCACCTCAGAATCCCACCACACCTTCCCAGCAGCCCACCGGAGGCCTGTGCTCCCGGACTTATATAACGTTCAGTGACGACGAAGCTTTTGAGGCGGCTTTTCCTCGCAGCGCCCAGTCAAACCCTCAAGCGCCCGTCCAGGAGGTCTGTCCTGTCACCCACAAGGCTGCACTGTACAGAGACCCGGTCACAGATATACCCTACGCTAATGCACGAGCCTTCCGCATCATCCGAGAGGCATACCGCAAATATGTGGCAGCTCATGGATTTCCAAACATTTCTGGGGGGGCAGGAGCTGAGTCCTCTGCGATGAAGGGGGCACGCCAGAAAGTGCCTGTCAAGCAGAGCGCAGTTGCCACATag
- the vps72a gene encoding vacuolar protein sorting 72 homolog a isoform X1 produces the protein MSLAGSREPRKTAGNRMSKLLDAEEEDEFYKTTYGGFNDESGDDEYHGEHSDTEDEVDSDFDIDEGDEPDSDQEEDAPRRKSRVVTKAYKEPIKVAKPKPKRPSEEQKKTEKTRVELKRRIPQEFQDFGETRKSVRQSTSEHTRKTNLRLQERQDAPRRRRGAHRDRPLTQEELLAEAKITAEVNIRSLENYERLEADKKKQVHKKRRFEGPTIRYHSVLMPLVSHSVLKEENVDVEGLDQDVPQTAPQNPTTPSQQPTGGLCSRTYITFSDDEAFEAAFPRSAQSNPQAPVQEVCPVTHKAALYRDPVTDIPYANARAFRIIREAYRKYVAAHGFPNISGGAGAESSAMKGARQKVPVKQSAVAT, from the exons ATGAGTCTGGCAGGCAGTCGTGAACCCAGAAAGACTGCGGGTAACCGCATGTCTAAATTACTGGATGCCGAAGAAGAAGATGAGTTTTACAAGACTACTTATGGAGGTTTCAACGAT gaaTCAGGAGATGATGAATATCATGGCGAACATTCAGACACAGAGGATGAGGTCGACAGTGACTTTGACATCGATGAGGGTGACGAGCCAGACAGTGACCAGGAGGAAGATGCTCCTCGGAGGAAGAGTCGGGTTGTCACTAAAGCTTATAAG GAGCCGATAAAAGTGGCCAAACCCAAACCTAAAAGACCCAGCGAGGAGCAGAAAAAGACTGAGAAAACCAGAGTGGAGCTCAAAAGAAGGATTCCTCAAGAATTCCAAGATTTTGGTGAGA CACGTAAATCTGTGCGCCAGTCCACCAGTGAACATACAAGGAAGACAAACCTGCGCTTACAAGAGCGTCAGGATGCCCCTCGGAGACGGAGAGGTGCTCATCGAGACCGGCCGCTAacgcaggaagagctgctggcAGAGGCTAAGATCACAGCTGAGGTCAACATTCGATCTCTGG AAAACTATGAACGCCTGGAAGCAGACAAGAAGAAACAAGTCCATAAGAAGCGGCGTTTTGAGGGACCAACCATTCGTTACCATTCAGTCCTCATGCCCCTTGTCTCCCACTCAGTCctcaaagaagaaaatgttgatGTTGAGGG GCTGGATCAGGACGTTCCTCAGACCGCACCTCAGAATCCCACCACACCTTCCCAGCAGCCCACCGGAGGCCTGTGCTCCCGGACTTATATAACGTTCAGTGACGACGAAGCTTTTGAGGCGGCTTTTCCTCGCAGCGCCCAGTCAAACCCTCAAGCGCCCGTCCAGGAGGTCTGTCCTGTCACCCACAAGGCTGCACTGTACAGAGACCCGGTCACAGATATACCCTACGCTAATGCACGAGCCTTCCGCATCATCCGAGAGGCATACCGCAAATATGTGGCAGCTCATGGATTTCCAAACATTTCTGGGGGGGCAGGAGCTGAGTCCTCTGCGATGAAGGGGGCACGCCAGAAAGTGCCTGTCAAGCAGAGCGCAGTTGCCACATag